From the genome of Anabrus simplex isolate iqAnaSimp1 chromosome X, ASM4041472v1, whole genome shotgun sequence, one region includes:
- the LOC137503103 gene encoding zinc finger protein ZFP2-like, whose amino-acid sequence MRTHTGEKPYSCNVCRKSFMQRGKLTEHMRTHTGEKPYSCIVCSKSFIQKGSLTDHMLTHTGEKPYSCNFCGKSFIRRGRLTDHMRTHTGEKPFSCNVCGKSFIRRDKLTEHMRSHTGEKSYSCNICGKSFTSKGSLTDHMRIHTGEKPYTCNVCGKSFIQTYNLTEHMRTHTGEKPYSCNVCGESFTTKRSLTDHMHTHTGEKPYRCNVCGKSFTSRGGLTVHMRTHTGEKPYSCNVCGKSFIHKGILSGHMRTHTGEKPYSCNVCGKSFIWRGNLTEHMQSHPGEKPYSCNVCGKSFIRRYKLTEHIRTHTGEKPYSCNVCGKSFIKRGKLTEHMRRHTERQTNRTYTDP is encoded by the exons atgcggacccatacaggcgagaaaccatacagctgcaatgtttgtagaaaatcattcatgcagagaggtaaactaaccgaacatatgcggacccatacaggcgagaagccatacagttgcattgtctgtagcaagtcattcatacagaaaggcagtctaaccgatcatatgctgacccatacaggcgagaagccatacagctgcaatttctgtggcaaatcattcatacggagag gcagactgaccgatcatatgcggacccacacaGGGGAGAAGCCtttcagctgcaatgtctgtggcaaatcattcatacggagagataaactaaccgaacatatgcggtctcatacaggcgagaagtcgtacagctgcaatatctgtggcaaatcattcacaagcaaaggcagtctgaccgatcatatgcggatccatacaggcgagaagccatacacttgcaatgtgtgtggcaaatcattcatacagacatataatctaaccgaacatatgcggacccatacaggcgagaagccatacagctgcaatgtctgtggcgaatcattcacaacgaaacgcagtctgaccgatcatatgcatacccatacaggcgagaagccatacagatgcaatgtctgtggcaaatcattcacaagcagaGGTGGTTTGACCGTTCATATGcgcacccatacaggcgagaagccatacagctgcaatgtctgtggcaaatcattcatacataaAGGCATTCTAagcggtcatatgcggacccatacaggcgagaagccatacagttgcaatgtctgtggcaaatcattcatatgGAGAGgtaatctaaccgaacatatgcaGAGCCAtccaggcgagaagccgtacagctgcaatgtctgtggcaaatcattcatacggagatataaactaaccgaacatattcggacccatacaggcgagaagccatacagctgcaatgtctgtggcaaatcattcataaagagaggcaaacttaccgaacatatgcggagacatacagagaggcaaactaaccgaacatatacGGACCCATAG